In a genomic window of Desulfovibrio sp. JC022:
- a CDS encoding Rrf2 family transcriptional regulator has protein sequence MRLTTRSRYGTRMILDIAMHCTSGPVRISDIASRQGLSTKYLEKLIRELKKAGFISSKRGPGGGHSLAMPPEDITVGAVVRSLEGEAGLVECLENDELCGRIENCPTREVWIKASKAMYAALDEISIADLLKEGSFCIKTNPY, from the coding sequence ATGAGACTGACAACCAGAAGCAGATACGGAACCAGAATGATACTTGATATCGCCATGCACTGTACATCAGGCCCGGTGCGTATCAGCGACATTGCCAGCCGACAGGGGCTTTCTACAAAATATCTTGAAAAACTTATCCGTGAGTTGAAAAAGGCCGGCTTTATCTCCAGTAAGCGCGGGCCCGGCGGCGGCCATTCACTGGCTATGCCCCCGGAAGACATCACCGTAGGCGCGGTAGTCAGAAGCCTTGAAGGAGAAGCCGGACTGGTTGAATGCCTTGAAAACGATGAACTCTGCGGACGCATTGAAAACTGCCCTACCCGTGAAGTCTGGATTAAAGCCAGCAAAGCCATGTACGCAGCCCTTGACGAAATCTCCATCGCCGACCTGCTCAAAGAAGGTTCCTTCTGTATTAAGACCAATCCTTACTAG
- a CDS encoding type II toxin-antitoxin system RelE/ParE family toxin: protein MKVRLTEAANQDLQDIVHYIKQNDCKEQANKILDRLENSLYSLQQLPSRGVRVRELFEFGLNVYREIFCDCYRIIYKVNAETVRVYLIVDKRRDLVPLLTQRLID from the coding sequence ATGAAAGTTAGACTGACTGAGGCAGCAAATCAGGATTTGCAGGATATTGTTCACTACATCAAACAAAATGATTGCAAAGAGCAGGCAAATAAAATTCTCGATAGACTGGAAAACTCACTCTACAGCCTGCAACAACTCCCAAGCCGAGGAGTCCGCGTTCGGGAGTTATTTGAATTTGGCCTAAATGTTTATAGAGAAATTTTCTGCGATTGTTACCGAATCATATACAAAGTAAACGCTGAAACGGTTCGCGTATATTTAATTGTCGACAAACGCCGCGACCTTGTTCCTTTGCTGACTCAAAGACTTATAGACTAA
- the gcvPA gene encoding aminomethyl-transferring glycine dehydrogenase subunit GcvPA — MPYVPHSPEEIREMLDVIGVDSVEDLFAEIPTELRPKSFALPKGKSEMAVLQQLEEMAAKNTTDLTSFLGAGFYDHFIPTAVDALSSRSEFYTAYTPYQPESSQGTLQAIFEYQTAMARLMGMDYANASVYDGGSALYEATLMAVRKTRRKKIIVSEALNPIYRVMLDSYTTNLNLELITVPHNHGRTNVKSITAAVDKDTAAVIVQNPNFFGSVNDFTEMFEKVHEHKALAIMSTYPVMQSVLKTPGQMGADIAIGDGQSIGQPLSFGGPYLGIMTCTKALVRQMPGRIAGRTEDEDGKTGYVLTIQAREQHIRRQKATSNICSNQALCALRTLIHLCLLGEEGLRRTATLSVERAHYAAERLTAIDGVEMFTKGPFGNEFAVSLPVNAFEVIDKLTERGIIPGFPVGRYYEGFENVLLVACTEKTTEEQIGIFAEILRGTI; from the coding sequence ATGCCTTACGTACCCCATTCCCCGGAAGAAATCCGGGAAATGCTTGATGTGATCGGCGTGGACTCCGTGGAAGATCTCTTTGCCGAAATCCCGACTGAACTGCGCCCCAAAAGCTTTGCCCTGCCAAAAGGCAAAAGCGAAATGGCGGTTTTGCAGCAGCTTGAAGAAATGGCAGCAAAGAACACCACGGACCTGACCAGCTTTCTCGGAGCAGGATTCTACGACCATTTCATTCCCACTGCGGTTGATGCACTCTCTTCCCGCAGCGAATTCTATACCGCCTACACCCCTTATCAGCCGGAATCCTCTCAGGGAACTTTGCAGGCGATCTTCGAATACCAGACCGCCATGGCGCGGCTCATGGGCATGGACTACGCCAACGCCTCTGTTTATGACGGCGGGTCCGCGCTCTACGAAGCCACTCTCATGGCTGTGCGCAAAACCAGACGCAAAAAAATCATAGTCAGTGAAGCACTGAACCCCATCTACCGGGTCATGCTTGATTCATACACCACCAACCTGAACCTTGAACTTATCACCGTGCCCCACAACCACGGCCGCACCAACGTCAAGTCCATCACCGCAGCAGTCGATAAGGACACCGCAGCTGTGATTGTTCAGAACCCCAACTTTTTCGGTTCAGTGAACGACTTCACTGAAATGTTTGAAAAAGTTCATGAGCACAAAGCTCTGGCAATCATGTCCACCTACCCGGTTATGCAGTCTGTTCTGAAGACTCCCGGACAGATGGGTGCCGACATCGCCATCGGTGACGGCCAGTCCATCGGACAGCCCCTGTCCTTCGGCGGCCCTTACCTCGGCATCATGACCTGCACCAAAGCTCTGGTTCGCCAGATGCCGGGACGCATTGCCGGACGCACAGAAGACGAGGACGGCAAGACCGGTTACGTACTGACCATTCAGGCTCGTGAGCAGCACATCCGCCGCCAGAAAGCGACATCCAACATCTGCTCCAACCAGGCTCTCTGCGCCCTGCGTACCCTGATCCATCTCTGCCTGCTGGGCGAAGAAGGTCTGCGCCGCACTGCCACACTTTCCGTGGAACGCGCCCATTACGCAGCAGAGCGACTCACCGCCATTGACGGCGTTGAAATGTTTACCAAGGGTCCCTTTGGTAATGAGTTCGCAGTATCCCTGCCGGTCAATGCTTTCGAAGTAATCGACAAACTCACTGAGCGCGGCATCATCCCAGGCTTCCCTGTGGGACGCTACTACGAAGGATTTGAAAACGTACTGCTGGTGGCCTGCACAGAAAAGACCACTGAAGAACAGATCGGCATCTTTGCTGAAATTCTGCGGGGGACAATCTAA
- a CDS encoding type II toxin-antitoxin system Phd/YefM family antitoxin — protein MKLSEQVKPISYLKNNTSKVFKEVREKREPYFITQNGEAKVVVQDIRDYEKTQETLALLKILAHGEKQFAEGKYVDADVAFSQLREELEQDES, from the coding sequence ATGAAATTATCAGAACAGGTCAAGCCCATCAGCTACTTGAAAAACAACACTTCCAAAGTTTTCAAAGAAGTACGCGAAAAACGTGAGCCTTATTTTATCACCCAAAACGGGGAAGCCAAGGTGGTTGTACAGGATATCCGTGACTACGAAAAAACACAGGAAACTCTTGCTCTGCTCAAAATACTCGCTCACGGCGAAAAGCAGTTCGCTGAAGGAAAATACGTTGATGCAGATGTTGCTTTCAGCCAATTAAGAGAAGAGTTGGAACAAGATGAAAGTTAG
- a CDS encoding NAD(P)/FAD-dependent oxidoreductase: MSPKENGKKEFDVIIVGGGPAGLFAAYYLGENTDLDVLVIEKGKASLKRHCPITGDQECIKCKPCNILSGVGGAGLFSDGKLNYIHKLGKTDLTQFMSVSEAKALIDETEEIFNRFNMDGQVYPTDMEEAKNIRKDALKNGIDLLLIKQKHLGSDNLPGHIAGMADYCMEKGVTFRTGEHVDDILIENGELAGVVTKKNEYRAKNVILAPGRVGSEWMGSVAKKHDLAITQRGIEVGVRVEVHGDIMRDLCSVIYDPTFFIRTNTYDDQVRTFCTNQGGFVALENYQDFVCVNGHAYMDKKSENTNFAFLSKVVLEEPVTDNQAYGESIGKLATIIGGGKPILQRFGDLKRGRRSTWNRVRNSFVEPTMKNVTCGDIAMALPERIVRNLIEGLEKLNDVVPGVANEETLLYAPEIKFFSTQVETSDQLETALEGLFVAGDGPGVAGNIVSASATGIIPAKEIAARAKK, encoded by the coding sequence ATGAGCCCGAAAGAGAACGGGAAAAAAGAGTTTGATGTAATTATTGTCGGCGGCGGCCCTGCGGGCCTTTTCGCAGCCTACTACCTTGGCGAGAATACCGACCTTGATGTTCTGGTCATTGAAAAGGGAAAGGCGTCCCTGAAAAGACATTGTCCCATAACCGGGGATCAGGAATGCATTAAATGCAAACCCTGCAACATCCTTTCCGGTGTTGGCGGGGCTGGGCTTTTTTCCGACGGTAAGCTCAACTATATCCATAAACTCGGTAAGACCGACCTTACCCAGTTCATGTCTGTTTCCGAGGCTAAAGCCCTCATTGATGAAACTGAAGAAATTTTCAACCGCTTTAACATGGACGGTCAGGTTTACCCCACCGACATGGAAGAGGCTAAGAATATCAGGAAGGATGCCCTTAAGAACGGCATTGACCTGCTGCTGATCAAGCAGAAGCACCTTGGTAGTGATAACCTGCCCGGACACATTGCCGGAATGGCCGACTACTGCATGGAAAAGGGTGTGACTTTCCGTACCGGTGAGCATGTAGATGATATCCTCATCGAGAATGGCGAACTGGCCGGGGTTGTTACTAAGAAGAATGAATACCGTGCCAAGAATGTTATCCTCGCTCCGGGCCGTGTGGGTTCCGAATGGATGGGATCTGTCGCTAAAAAGCACGATCTTGCCATTACTCAGCGTGGTATTGAGGTTGGCGTGCGTGTTGAAGTCCACGGCGATATCATGCGTGATCTTTGTTCCGTGATTTACGATCCCACTTTCTTTATTCGTACCAACACCTATGATGATCAGGTGCGTACTTTCTGCACCAATCAGGGCGGATTTGTAGCTCTTGAAAATTATCAGGATTTTGTCTGCGTAAACGGTCACGCTTACATGGACAAAAAATCCGAGAACACCAACTTCGCCTTCCTGTCCAAGGTTGTGCTTGAAGAGCCAGTTACCGACAATCAGGCATACGGTGAATCCATCGGTAAGCTCGCTACCATCATTGGCGGCGGCAAACCTATTCTTCAGCGTTTCGGTGATCTTAAGCGCGGTCGTCGTTCCACATGGAACCGCGTACGCAACAGCTTTGTTGAGCCGACCATGAAAAACGTTACCTGCGGTGATATCGCCATGGCCCTGCCTGAGCGTATCGTGCGTAACCTCATCGAAGGTCTTGAAAAGCTGAACGACGTAGTGCCCGGAGTTGCCAACGAGGAAACTCTGCTCTACGCACCGGAAATCAAGTTTTTCTCCACTCAGGTGGAAACCAGCGATCAGCTTGAAACCGCGCTTGAAGGTCTCTTCGTAGCCGGTGACGGTCCCGGTGTGGCAGGAAACATTGTTTCCGCTTCCGCTACCGGTATTATTCCCGCTAAAGAGATTGCTGCTAGAGCTAAGAAGTAG
- the gcvH gene encoding glycine cleavage system protein GcvH, with amino-acid sequence MIPQELLYAKSHEWLKVDGENGIIGITHFAQEQLGDLTFVELPQEGDTFAAGDEFGSIESVKAASEMYAPVDCEVVAVNEALEDAPEKVNEDPYGDGWLMKIKITGPTDGLLDAAAYEKVTEEDAH; translated from the coding sequence ATGATTCCGCAGGAACTTCTTTACGCCAAATCTCACGAATGGCTCAAGGTTGACGGTGAAAACGGTATTATCGGCATCACCCATTTTGCTCAGGAACAGCTCGGCGACCTTACTTTCGTCGAACTCCCGCAGGAAGGCGACACTTTCGCAGCAGGCGACGAATTCGGCTCTATCGAATCCGTAAAAGCTGCCAGCGAAATGTACGCTCCGGTTGATTGCGAAGTTGTCGCAGTGAACGAAGCACTGGAAGACGCACCCGAAAAAGTCAACGAAGATCCTTACGGTGACGGCTGGCTCATGAAAATCAAAATCACCGGCCCCACTGACGGACTTCTTGATGCCGCAGCCTACGAAAAGGTTACTGAAGAAGACGCTCACTAA
- a CDS encoding agmatine/peptidylarginine deiminase produces the protein MMKYGKLIILLAATFIISSTAVFSAEWRFPGEFEKQERVYLGWLSKEYVKGYHTDDVLLEIAKNLAPYTDITVCVPGENQRKHVQSLLKKNNLPMDKISFQTIPFTMLYWRDFGPVFTLNNQNQKSIADFGFNCWGYFPQSDIQSRIMERVDRDMAKQLNLPSRMTRLVSEGGDRELNGKGTILVTEACEFQRNPNLSREDIEAELKEMLGATNVIWLKRGTVDDDAYNVSTLPGPEGKGVAYRSGAANNHIDEFCRFVAPDTILLAEVSEEEAAQGPVEAENRRRMEENYHILKNAVDQDGKPFKIIRIPMPETLYFEITPQDGAYYGLVSFPRFTDGTAFPVGQPVQIVPAQSYCNFLISNGVVLTQKYWHEGLPEKIKKRDAEALAVLKKTFPNHKVVTINTLAINFGGGGIHCSTQQEPYTGK, from the coding sequence ATGATGAAATATGGCAAATTAATTATTTTGCTTGCGGCAACATTTATCATTAGCTCGACAGCTGTATTCTCCGCGGAATGGAGATTCCCCGGCGAATTTGAAAAACAAGAACGTGTTTATCTCGGCTGGCTGAGCAAAGAATATGTAAAAGGATACCACACCGACGATGTTTTGCTGGAAATTGCCAAAAACCTTGCTCCATATACCGACATCACCGTCTGTGTGCCCGGAGAAAACCAGCGCAAACATGTGCAGTCCCTGCTGAAAAAGAACAACCTGCCCATGGATAAAATTTCATTCCAGACTATCCCCTTCACCATGCTTTACTGGCGGGATTTCGGCCCTGTATTTACCTTAAATAACCAGAACCAGAAAAGCATAGCCGACTTCGGATTTAATTGCTGGGGATACTTTCCGCAATCAGATATCCAGTCCCGGATAATGGAGCGAGTTGACCGTGATATGGCCAAGCAACTTAACCTCCCATCCAGAATGACCAGACTGGTCAGCGAAGGCGGCGACCGGGAGCTTAACGGCAAGGGCACCATACTGGTCACCGAAGCCTGCGAATTTCAGCGCAATCCCAACCTTTCACGGGAAGATATTGAAGCGGAACTTAAGGAGATGCTGGGGGCAACCAACGTCATCTGGCTGAAAAGAGGAACTGTTGATGACGATGCATACAACGTGAGCACTCTGCCCGGACCGGAAGGCAAAGGGGTTGCTTACCGCAGCGGCGCGGCTAACAATCACATCGATGAATTTTGCCGTTTCGTAGCCCCGGACACAATCCTGCTGGCTGAGGTGAGTGAAGAAGAAGCGGCCCAAGGTCCGGTTGAGGCTGAGAACCGTCGCCGCATGGAAGAAAATTATCACATTCTGAAAAACGCAGTGGATCAGGACGGCAAGCCGTTCAAAATCATCCGCATTCCCATGCCGGAAACACTGTATTTTGAAATCACTCCGCAGGATGGAGCATACTACGGGCTGGTCTCGTTTCCCCGTTTTACAGACGGCACAGCTTTCCCGGTCGGCCAGCCGGTACAGATTGTCCCGGCCCAAAGCTATTGCAACTTCCTGATTTCCAACGGCGTAGTGCTGACCCAGAAATACTGGCATGAAGGGTTGCCTGAAAAAATAAAAAAACGCGACGCCGAAGCACTGGCAGTCCTGAAAAAGACCTTTCCCAACCACAAAGTCGTTACGATCAACACCCTCGCAATAAATTTCGGGGGCGGCGGAATCCACTGCTCCACGCAGCAAGAGCCGTATACAGGTAAGTAA
- the gcvPB gene encoding aminomethyl-transferring glycine dehydrogenase subunit GcvPB: MKTVFEKSVPGREGCWPEEPKTKIEDFIPTELLREEAGMPSLSELDVVRHFTLLSQKNFGVDSNFYPLGSCTMKYNPKFTEVVAAMPGFAKLHPVISQLKGAGRHCQGALEVIHETESLLSELTGMAAFTMHPMAGAHGELTGVMLMAAYHRDKGNKKTKIVCPDSAHGTNPASAAVAGYDVVSVESKDGIITPEALAEVLDDEVAGVMMTCPNTLGLFETHLQELVEMIHEKDALLYYDGANMNAIMGKLRVGDAGFDIVHLNLHKTLGTPHGGGGPGSGPVGVSERVKPFLPISRVEKLEDGQYYLDYDAPKSIGYVAPFYGNFGVYLKAYAYMLRLGREGLTRATEGAVLSANYMRKRLENHYEIPYNRICMHEFVASAVEQAKNGVRALDVAKALLDKGHHAPTIYFPLIVKECLMIEPTETENKETIDLFIDDLIEIAEMAEKNPEALQAAPLTTSVKRLDETKAARSMVITDDIK; the protein is encoded by the coding sequence ATGAAGACAGTATTTGAAAAATCCGTTCCCGGTCGTGAAGGCTGCTGGCCTGAAGAACCCAAGACCAAAATCGAGGACTTCATACCCACTGAGCTTCTGCGTGAAGAAGCCGGTATGCCCTCCCTTTCCGAGCTGGACGTGGTCCGCCACTTCACCCTGCTCTCCCAGAAAAACTTCGGTGTGGATTCCAATTTCTATCCCCTTGGTTCCTGCACCATGAAATACAACCCCAAGTTCACTGAAGTAGTGGCCGCCATGCCCGGATTCGCCAAGCTGCATCCGGTTATATCCCAGCTTAAGGGAGCAGGCCGCCATTGTCAGGGCGCACTTGAGGTTATCCACGAAACCGAATCCCTGCTCAGCGAACTGACCGGAATGGCTGCATTCACCATGCACCCCATGGCCGGTGCACACGGCGAACTGACCGGGGTTATGCTCATGGCCGCTTACCATCGCGACAAGGGCAATAAAAAAACCAAGATCGTCTGCCCGGATTCCGCCCACGGCACCAACCCCGCTTCCGCCGCAGTTGCCGGATACGATGTTGTTTCCGTTGAATCCAAAGACGGTATCATCACCCCCGAAGCACTCGCCGAGGTTCTGGATGATGAGGTGGCTGGCGTAATGATGACCTGCCCCAACACCCTTGGGCTTTTCGAGACCCATTTGCAGGAACTGGTGGAAATGATCCACGAAAAGGATGCCCTGCTCTACTATGACGGCGCAAATATGAACGCCATCATGGGCAAGCTGCGCGTGGGCGATGCCGGATTCGACATCGTGCACCTCAACCTGCACAAGACCCTCGGTACCCCGCACGGTGGCGGCGGTCCCGGTTCCGGTCCTGTCGGTGTAAGTGAAAGGGTTAAGCCCTTCCTGCCCATCTCCCGCGTTGAAAAACTGGAAGACGGTCAGTACTACCTTGACTACGACGCTCCGAAATCCATCGGTTATGTTGCCCCCTTCTACGGCAACTTCGGCGTCTATCTTAAGGCTTACGCATACATGCTCCGTCTCGGACGCGAAGGTCTGACCCGCGCCACTGAAGGTGCGGTCCTCAGCGCAAACTACATGCGCAAACGTCTCGAAAACCATTACGAGATTCCCTACAACCGCATCTGCATGCACGAATTTGTTGCATCCGCAGTAGAGCAGGCCAAGAACGGCGTTCGCGCTCTCGACGTTGCCAAGGCACTGCTGGATAAGGGACATCATGCCCCGACCATCTACTTCCCGCTCATCGTGAAGGAATGCCTGATGATCGAACCTACTGAGACTGAAAATAAAGAAACCATCGACCTCTTTATCGACGATCTCATTGAGATCGCTGAAATGGCGGAAAAGAACCCCGAAGCGTTGCAGGCCGCCCCGCTTACCACCTCTGTAAAGAGACTGGATGAGACCAAGGCCGCACGTTCCATGGTGATTACTGATGACATCAAATAG
- a CDS encoding methyltransferase, translated as MKDYISGERELIEVKTAGRVWNIERTADLETLWDEIGEDEFGDDERLPYWAELWPASVLLGEWLYRNSDLIKGRKCLDLGCGLGLTAVIGQSLGAEVVAFDYELPPLYFAKDNAVSNGTAQPLWLQMDWREPSLAENSFDFIWGGDILYEKRFFDPLEKLFRCVLKPGGAIWMAEPRRDVSVPVWDKLESLGWKTSLPLTEKAACCNAEMTVNIREVVPGKSI; from the coding sequence TTGAAAGATTACATTTCCGGTGAACGGGAATTGATAGAAGTTAAAACCGCCGGAAGGGTTTGGAATATAGAACGTACAGCCGATCTTGAGACCCTTTGGGATGAAATCGGCGAAGATGAATTCGGCGATGATGAACGGCTTCCCTATTGGGCTGAACTCTGGCCTGCCAGCGTTTTGCTGGGGGAGTGGCTTTATCGTAATTCAGATCTGATTAAAGGACGTAAATGTCTTGATCTCGGTTGCGGGCTGGGGCTTACCGCTGTTATCGGTCAATCACTTGGCGCAGAAGTTGTCGCTTTTGATTACGAATTGCCGCCGCTTTATTTTGCAAAAGATAACGCCGTTTCCAACGGAACCGCTCAGCCGCTCTGGTTGCAGATGGACTGGCGTGAACCGTCCCTTGCCGAGAATTCTTTTGATTTTATCTGGGGCGGGGATATCCTCTACGAAAAAAGATTTTTTGATCCGCTGGAAAAACTTTTCCGGTGCGTACTAAAGCCGGGCGGAGCCATTTGGATGGCTGAGCCGAGGCGTGATGTTTCTGTCCCGGTTTGGGATAAGCTCGAATCGTTGGGCTGGAAAACATCGCTGCCCCTGACTGAAAAGGCCGCCTGCTGCAATGCGGAAATGACAGTTAATATCCGGGAAGTTGTTCCCGGCAAATCCATATGA
- the nikR gene encoding nickel-responsive transcriptional regulator NikR has product MGKTIRFGVSLDSDLLEKFDKLCDEKSYQTRSEAIRDLIRNMLVEKEWDETEGQMAGTLSLVYDHHQSGLSQRLTELQHDSHDLIMSTLHVHLDHDNCLEVMVLKGDGKQIKELAHRLISTKGVKHGKLGLTTTGEELV; this is encoded by the coding sequence ATGGGTAAAACAATTCGTTTCGGGGTTTCCCTTGATTCCGATCTTCTTGAAAAATTTGATAAACTTTGTGACGAGAAAAGTTACCAGACCCGCTCGGAGGCCATTCGTGACTTGATCCGCAACATGCTGGTGGAAAAGGAATGGGATGAGACCGAAGGGCAAATGGCCGGGACTCTTTCTCTTGTTTACGATCATCACCAGAGCGGGCTTTCACAGCGGCTGACAGAATTGCAGCACGACAGCCACGACCTGATTATGTCCACCCTGCACGTGCATCTGGATCACGATAATTGCCTCGAAGTCATGGTGCTCAAGGGTGACGGCAAGCAGATTAAAGAGCTTGCCCATCGTTTGATTTCCACCAAGGGCGTTAAGCACGGCAAGCTCGGGCTGACTACTACTGGTGAGGAACTCGTTTAA
- the folE2 gene encoding GTP cyclohydrolase FolE2 encodes MEDVQNSPAKVAMSIDRVGVRDLTLPLVVRDRESGSQSTMAKVALSVDLPAHFKGTHMSRFVEALEDWTEELDYKSFHNLLSDILRRLEAKSAHAELSFPYCLQKTSPVSGRKGIMSYECTVEGEMVGDNLEFTLGVKVPVMTVCPCSKAISDEGAHSQRAVVHIKTKSKGFVWIEDLVEIAEGSGSCEVFSLLKREDEKHVTEKSFSNPTFVEDVVRNAAMGLEKHPKISWYQVDVESFESIHNHCAFASIAKPE; translated from the coding sequence ATGGAAGACGTACAGAACAGTCCTGCAAAAGTTGCTATGTCCATCGACCGGGTCGGCGTGCGGGATTTGACCCTCCCCCTTGTGGTGCGTGACCGGGAATCCGGCAGCCAGTCCACTATGGCTAAAGTTGCTTTATCCGTAGACCTGCCCGCGCATTTCAAGGGCACTCATATGAGTCGTTTTGTAGAAGCACTGGAAGACTGGACCGAAGAGTTGGACTACAAAAGTTTCCACAACCTGCTCAGCGATATCCTGCGCCGTCTTGAAGCTAAAAGTGCGCATGCTGAGCTGAGTTTCCCTTACTGTCTGCAAAAGACTTCCCCTGTCAGCGGGCGTAAGGGTATCATGAGCTACGAATGCACGGTGGAAGGGGAAATGGTCGGGGATAATCTGGAATTCACCCTCGGTGTGAAAGTTCCGGTTATGACCGTCTGTCCCTGCTCCAAGGCCATCAGCGACGAAGGTGCCCACAGTCAGCGGGCGGTGGTACACATCAAGACCAAATCCAAGGGCTTCGTCTGGATCGAAGATCTGGTGGAAATTGCCGAAGGCTCAGGATCATGCGAAGTTTTTTCTCTGCTCAAGCGTGAGGATGAAAAACACGTTACTGAAAAAAGTTTTTCAAATCCGACCTTCGTGGAAGATGTGGTCCGCAATGCTGCTATGGGGCTGGAAAAACACCCTAAAATTTCGTGGTATCAAGTGGATGTGGAAAGTTTTGAATCAATTCACAATCATTGTGCCTTTGCAAGTATTGCCAAGCCGGAATAA
- a CDS encoding DUF1499 domain-containing protein codes for MIYKLTVLIVIICAAALFTAAHFSSPPENLGITGGNLSLCPNSPNCVSSQENDKEHTIQSFKASGSNKQVMKKLRTCIKQMGGKITTRSGPYLHAEFRSKWFRFVDDLECIYNEAEGKIDIRSAARLGYSDFGVNKKRVEELRRLFEQE; via the coding sequence ATGATTTACAAACTAACCGTACTTATTGTCATTATTTGTGCCGCAGCCCTCTTCACTGCCGCCCATTTTTCATCTCCCCCGGAAAACTTAGGCATAACCGGCGGCAACCTCTCGCTCTGCCCGAACAGCCCTAACTGTGTATCTTCACAAGAAAACGACAAAGAACATACGATCCAATCATTCAAAGCCAGTGGATCAAATAAGCAGGTTATGAAAAAATTACGCACCTGCATCAAACAAATGGGCGGGAAAATCACCACCCGCAGCGGCCCATATCTGCACGCTGAATTCAGGAGCAAATGGTTCCGCTTTGTGGATGACCTTGAGTGCATTTATAATGAAGCGGAAGGCAAAATTGATATCCGTTCCGCAGCACGGCTGGGTTATTCGGATTTCGGGGTGAACAAAAAGCGGGTTGAAGAATTACGCAGACTTTTTGAACAGGAATAA